One genomic window of Magnolia sinica isolate HGM2019 chromosome 3, MsV1, whole genome shotgun sequence includes the following:
- the LOC131241233 gene encoding uncharacterized protein LOC131241233: MLCLRRMASWLKGKLERDLQMVAVPQEPPTKTSALPPLLLTSTPAAGAESNALVEYKKGTGLKEDDEDLEVKLRRIIDHVPVRVSNTSSSSTGSGSGDFHQIHLV; the protein is encoded by the exons ATGCTCTGTCTTCGGAGAATGGCTAGTTGGCTCAAAGGAAAGTTGGAGAGGGATTTGCAGATGGTAGCAGTACCGCAGGAGCCGCCTACAAAAACTAGTGCTCTCCCGCCACTACTGTTAACCTCTACTCCTGCTGCTGGGGCGGAATCCAACGCCCTGGTGGAGTACAAAAAAGGCACCGGTCTGAAGGAGGACGACGAAGACCTGGAGGTGAAGTTGCGTCGGATCATTGACCACGTCCCTGTCCGTGTCAGCAACACTTCCAGCAGCTCTACAGGTTCCGGCTCTGGCGACTTCCACCAG ATTCATCTTGTCTGA